ACGGACATTAACAGAACGAACGAGAAAACGCCTTTCTTTGAAAGGAGATAGCGGAAGGCTTCAGACATTTCGCGAAAAAAGCTTTGTCTTTCATGTGTCTGGGGAGTGGCATCGTGTTTCATAATCATCAGCACGGCGCCGACGGCTAAAAGGAAGGTCATCATATCGATGAGTAAGACGAGCTGGATATCAAAAGCACTGAGAAGAAATCCTGCAATCAGTGGGGAAATAAGATATTGAGCTGAACTTGCCAGTTGGATGAGTCCGCTTGCCTGTGAGTACATCTCTTCCGAAACCAGATCGGAGACGGCTGCTTTATAGGCTGGGTTTAGAATAGCGGCAGAGATCGAGCTGATGCAGACCCCCAAATAGATGTGCCATAATTCCATGCGCCCGGACAGCATGACAAGCAAGATGAACAAGATACCAGCTATGGAACCGAGATCGCCAATGACCATCATTTTCTTGCGGTCAAACCTGTCTGCAAACACCCCGCTAAAGGGGAGTAAAAGGAAGGAGGGGAGAAAAGAGAAGAGAATGATGAACGAATAGCTCATGGTAGATTGGGTCTGTTGAAAAACAAAGACACCCAAGACAAAAGCGGTAAGTCCACTACCGATGGCGGAAAGCAGCTGCCCTGACCAAATGATCAGAAATCTGCGAAAGGCTTTATCATGAGCGTTCATTGTCTTTCCTCCTTTTCATCCATTACAGAAACGAGAAGGACCCCGGCGCAGCTCCTAGTGACCGTTCAATAATCACCTGCATGGCTTGTAGACGTTTTGTCTGCTCCTCTTGCTCCCAATGAAAAATGCCTGATTCCAACAAAAATTGCGAGCCAGCGAGGAGAAACTGAACGGTTTCCAAGGCATTCTCAACATGAAAGACAGCTTCTTTATTTCCTTGTTCAATGACTTGCGCAAGGACAGGAGCAATTTTTAAGATAATGGCGATGTTCAGACGCTCGTGAAGCTCTCTGTTTTCAGGGCGATGCAAGCTTTCCATCCATTCGGCTTGCTTGTCGATGGGGTGGCTTTGGCTGCGCAGCATCTGGCGAACCTTCTCCATGACAGGCAAGGTAGAGTCATCTGCGATTTTTTTATATTCTTCGCAAAGCGTATCGACCATGGACTGGACAAATGCTTCGAGGATTTCTTCCTTCGATTTAAAGTAGTAATAAAAGGTTCCTTTCGCTACGCCAACCTTTTGAATGATCGCATCCACGGTTGTATGGACATAACCCTGATTTCGAAATAGCTCCCCGGCGGCTTCCAATATCTCTGCTCGCCGTGTTGTGGGGTCTTTCACGATTCTTTTCATCGGCGCCTCCTTCGATTGTCAGTAAGTGGTTGGATACAGATTACCATATGACTGACCGTCAGTCTATAAGGGTATGAAAGAAAAAGAGGAGGGAAATCCTCCCCTTTTCGGTATTAGGAATGTAATAAGATGATGGCAAACGTTCATTATAATTTCTCGGCGATAATTGTGAAGGTCTTCGGGATTCCTTTGTCAAAAACTTCCGAGGAGAGATTCGGGAGCTCTTCCAGCATTTTTAGGCACAGCCCTTTGTTTGCAATGGACGTAACAATTTCGCCTAAGGTCCAATTGCGTAACAATACTTTTGATTCAGCGACATTTGTACCGTTCGAGAGAAATTTGGAGAAAGCAATTTCCTTTTCCTCAAGCGAGGTGTCGAAATAATCGCCTGTTACTTTATGTTTGCGAATATTCGCAGTCGTTCCACGTGAGGAGATGAGTTTTGTGGATACCGGATGGAAATCTTGGAGGACGAGCGCGCCGCCTTTTCGCAGGAGCGAGTTGACCACCTGGAATAATTCGGTTAAGTCCAAAAAGTAATGAAGAATACCGAATTCCATAAAAACGAGATCATACTCACCAGACAATACATCTGGAGGGAGCTGCAATACATCCGATACGATGTAAGTCAGGTCAACATCGGCAGCTGCAGCCAGTTCTTTGGCGTATTGTTCATTCTCATACGAGAAATCGGCGATGGTCACGTCGGCACCTAGCAAGGCGAGCGCAACGGCTTTGTTTCCATTAGAACCGAGTAAATTGATAATCTTTTTGCCGCGAATATCTCCCATGTGCTCATATACCTTGCCGATTCGTTTTTGGGGGTCTTCTTTAATTTTGACCGCTGCCTCAGCAGGTGTTCCAAAGCGTTTCAGCCAAGCTTGATAAGCCCCGGTGTTCCAAGATGTTTTATTCAGTTGTGCTGTTTCCACAAATTCCCCTCCATAGAGTATTCCATTCAAAAAATTGGCCCCGATAGGTTGGTTAGAGGGCTTAGGTAATTTATCATACTGACACATATGATTCGTGTCTATATATTTTCGAAGTGTTAATTTTTCCATGTGTGACCGGAAAGTAAGAACAATTGGGGCGAGATTCTACAATTGTGGAGCAAAGCAGGACAGTGGTAATATTGGGAAAAAAATATACGTCCGCTCTTTATGCGGTCGAGGGTTTGTTCGACGGGAGGCAAGCTGCTTTGAAAATCAAAGTGTTGATCGCAGACGACAATTCGTTTATACGGGAAGGCATGAAAATCATCCTGACGAGCTTTGCGGAGTTTGAAGTAGTCGGGAGTGTGGAGGATGGGGTCGAGGCGGTGACGTTTTGCAAACAGAACGAGGTAGACGTCGCTCTTTTGGATGTTCGGATGCCGAATATGAATGGAGTGGAAGCGACTCGTGTGCTGACTACCGAAACTACAGTCAGACCACTCATTTTGACGACGTTCGACGATGACGAATTTGTTCTCGAAGCCATTCAAGCGGGGGCACGCGGTTATTTATTGAAAAACAATGATCCCAACCGCATCCGAGATGCCATTAAGAGTGTCTATAACAACCATCATGTCC
This genomic stretch from Brevibacillus brevis harbors:
- a CDS encoding response regulator transcription factor translates to MKIKVLIADDNSFIREGMKIILTSFAEFEVVGSVEDGVEAVTFCKQNEVDVALLDVRMPNMNGVEATRVLTTETTVRPLILTTFDDDEFVLEAIQAGARGYLLKNNDPNRIRDAIKSVYNNHHVLQDVVLDKIKMNLNAGINATDTMSTTAPPKATAAIPTESKIDQSLFTERELDVMKQIAKGLSNKEIAKKLFISEGTVANYISFILNKTALEHRTQIAIYYLTGETNMSD
- a CDS encoding class I SAM-dependent methyltransferase — encoded protein: METAQLNKTSWNTGAYQAWLKRFGTPAEAAVKIKEDPQKRIGKVYEHMGDIRGKKIINLLGSNGNKAVALALLGADVTIADFSYENEQYAKELAAAADVDLTYIVSDVLQLPPDVLSGEYDLVFMEFGILHYFLDLTELFQVVNSLLRKGGALVLQDFHPVSTKLISSRGTTANIRKHKVTGDYFDTSLEEKEIAFSKFLSNGTNVAESKVLLRNWTLGEIVTSIANKGLCLKMLEELPNLSSEVFDKGIPKTFTIIAEKL
- a CDS encoding TetR/AcrR family transcriptional regulator, whose translation is MKRIVKDPTTRRAEILEAAGELFRNQGYVHTTVDAIIQKVGVAKGTFYYYFKSKEEILEAFVQSMVDTLCEEYKKIADDSTLPVMEKVRQMLRSQSHPIDKQAEWMESLHRPENRELHERLNIAIILKIAPVLAQVIEQGNKEAVFHVENALETVQFLLAGSQFLLESGIFHWEQEEQTKRLQAMQVIIERSLGAAPGSFSFL
- a CDS encoding MFS transporter, whose product is MNAHDKAFRRFLIIWSGQLLSAIGSGLTAFVLGVFVFQQTQSTMSYSFIILFSFLPSFLLLPFSGVFADRFDRKKMMVIGDLGSIAGILFILLVMLSGRMELWHIYLGVCISSISAAILNPAYKAAVSDLVSEEMYSQASGLIQLASSAQYLISPLIAGFLLSAFDIQLVLLIDMMTFLLAVGAVLMIMKHDATPQTHERQSFFREMSEAFRYLLSKKGVFSFVLLMSVVCFYIGLLQSLFGPMMLTFTDSKTFGIALSVSASGMLVSSLLIGLFSMGKSKVFMLSFSLVLAGLFYALMGVFTSVWLIMVFGFLFFITLPFVNTSLEVLIRTNVENERQGRVWSMITAISQIGFVLAFGSAGFLADHVFKLLGIVIGRVRKIRDLEGMTRKGNYSHK